The Paraphotobacterium marinum genome contains a region encoding:
- a CDS encoding glutathione S-transferase N-terminal domain-containing protein: MKVIRKLLGAIILFLDKVFTPSSINRSTEEQEVVDNATKNLKLYQFKSCPFCVKVRRQIKRLNLNIEIVEVKPGTSSETDLINLGGKRKVPCLRITKENSDKWLYESNDIIKYLEKEYF, encoded by the coding sequence ATTAAAGTCATAAGAAAATTACTAGGAGCAATTATACTTTTTTTGGATAAAGTATTTACACCAAGCTCTATTAATCGATCGACTGAAGAACAAGAGGTAGTTGACAATGCCACAAAAAATTTAAAACTTTATCAGTTTAAATCCTGTCCATTTTGCGTCAAAGTTAGACGACAAATCAAAAGATTAAATTTAAACATTGAAATTGTTGAAGTAAAGCCAGGCACATCATCTGAAACTGATTTAATTAATTTAGGTGGGAAAAGAAAAGTTCCTTGCTTACGAATCACTAAAGAAAATAGTGATAAATGGTTATATGAATCTAATGATATAATCAAATACTTAGAAAAAGAATATTTTTAA